The region AGATATAATTTCTTGGCAAAAAAGTAAAATTTTAGTTTTAGATATATATAAACTATTTGAAAAACATAAAGATTTCGGTTTCAAAAATCAAATTGAAAGAGCATCTGTTTCAATTATGAATAATATTGCCGAAGGTTTTGAAAGAAAATCTAATAATGAATTCATGTATTTTCTTTTTGTTGCAAAAGGTTCTTGTGCGGAAGTCAGGTCAATGTTGTATCTTGCAAAAGATTTAAACAAAATGAATCAAGAAAATTTCAATAAATTATATTCTTTAACTATTGAAATATCAAAATTATTATCCGGTCTAATTAAAACTCTTTAAAAATGAAAACAATCATACTTTTACCTTTCACCTTTTTACTTTTACCTTTTAACTAATAAATAAATCATAAAAATCAGCGTCCGATGACAAACACATTAGAAAAATTCGAAAGTCCTCAATTAAAAAAAATCCACGCAGGCAAAGTGCGCGACAGCATCCGAATTGACGATAAAAAACGAATGATTGTCGTAACAGACAGAATTTCTGCATTTAACAAAAATCTGAAAAACAGTGCAATACCGCATAAAGGAGCAGTGTTGAATACGCTTACAAACTTTTGGTTCGAAAAAACAAAACACATCATTCCGAATCATTTCATCGAACAAATTGATGATAACATAAGCATAGTAAAAGAATGTCAGCCCATTAAAGTTGAAATGATTGTGCGAGCTTATATTACCGGCTCAATGTGGCGGGGCTATCAAAAGGGACAAAGAGTTTTCAGCGGTGCAGAAGTGCCTGACGGATTAACTTCTAATCAAAAGTTCCCCGAACCGATTTTAACGCCTACCACAAAAGACGAAAATGACAGCGAAATTACTGAAAAAGAAATAATTACAACAGGTCTGGTTGATGAAAAGACTTACCGAAAAATGAAAGAAATTTCATTAAAACTGTTTAAATTCGGTTCTGATTTTCTCGAAGAAAAAGGCATTATTCTCGTAGATACAAAATATGAATTCGGGTTTTACGAAGGCGAACTTATTTTAATGGATGAAATACACACCCCCGATTCGTCAAGATTTTGGAAAAAAGACGATTACGACAAATCACCTGAATATGTTGTTCAGGCAGATAAAGAATTTGTAAGGCAATGGATGTTAAAAAACAAGATAAAAGGCAAAACTCCGGATATACTCCCGAAAGAAGTAATTGAAGAAACATCAAAACGATACAAAGAAATTTTTAAAGACATTACAGGAGAAGAACTTCCCATTTCAAACTTTGACGTTACAAGTCGAATATATCAAAACTTATTGCGTAAAGGATACATAAAACACGGATATGTGGCAATGATAATGGGTTCAAAATCAGATATTAAACATGCCGATAAGATTAAATCCCATTTAGAAAAATTTGATATTGATATTGAAATGCGTGTAATTTCAGCTCACAAAAACGGAGAACGTTTAGTAGCTGTTGCAGAGCAATTTAATCACAGTATTGAGCCGATTGCAGTAATTGCCATTGCCGGGCGTTCCAACGGACTGGGCGGTGCCTTGGCTGCAAATCTCAATGTTCCTGTAATAAACTGTCCGCCGTTTTCGGATAAAACAGACATTATGCTGAACATCAATTCATCGTTGATAATGCCTTCGAACACGCCGGCAGTAACAACTGTGCATCCGGATAATGCAGCATTGGCAGCAATTCGTTCGCTAAATATTCCGCAATTCAAACAACAAATGGCAAAGGATATTCATGAGATGAAAGAGGGTTTGATTAAGGATGACGGGGAGATTCGGAATTAAATACAGAAAACCTTATATTTTTGTAACAACCTTAATAGAAAAATATAACCAAACAATTAAAACCTTATTACCTTATAAATAAAGTGAAAATATATGGACTATTCAATTGACAATAAAGATGTTGAAAAAAGTTTTGACAGGATTGCATTAGAGCTATTAAGAAAAAGTCTATTAATTGTAAATGATATTCAATTTGAAATAACTGAAATAGAATTTTATTATTTTCATGAAAAGTATCATCCAGATAAATATACTCATGAACATGATAGGGAGGTCGGTGAGTGGAGGTTTCATAATCAGGGAATAGATATTACTTTGCAAAGTGGGCAAGGTTATGATGGAGGTATTTTATTAAGAGGCTTAAAACAAGTCAATAGTATTGGAGAAAAGGAAAAAAAATATATTAATGGTCCAAGAAAGATACTTATGAGGGTATTTGAAAAGTTTGGAAAGGTATATGATGAAAATGTCTTAAAGATTGATAATAGGAATGAAGATGATTATGAAATAATTAAAACATTCAGACATTTGCCTAATAAAATTCATCATAAAGATTTTCATAATAAATATTATAGATATTTAACAGATTTAGGTGAATTAGACATATCAAAATCAATAAAAACCGAAATTAAACAGAAATCAGAGAAGCTATGATAACAGACCAAGAAACCAATATCGTATATTTTAGTTCAATACTTAAAAAAGAAGACAAATACAAAGTATTTTGGAAAGAGTTAGAATTAGAATTGATTGATAACAATATCCAATATGGATTTATTGAAAATACAAAAGATATTTGGTGCAGAGATTATATGCCTGTTCAAGTTTCTGAAACAAATTTTATTCAATTTACTTTCTCTCCCAATTATTTAATGAGTAAGAAATATAATAATCTTTTAACAAACCAAAGTGAAATCGAATTACCTGAAATAATTAATATACAAAAATCAAATTTGATAATTGACGGAGGTAATATTGTTAAATCAAAATCTTATGTAATTATAACTGATATAATATTTAATGAAAATCCTGATTTAACTGAAAAATCAATTTTAGAAGAACTTTCAAAAAAATTAAATGTAATTGATGTTTTTATCATCCCAAAATTACCTTATGATTTCACGGGTCATGCAGACGGAATGGTTAGATTTGTTAATGACAGTAAGCTTCTTGTTGCAGATTATTCGTATTATTCTGATACATGGAGAAGAAAAATGGATAAAGCAATTAAAAGAATTGAAAAGTCAGGAATAAAAATAATTGAATTTCCTTCACAAGAAGTTGCAGAACAAAATGATGAAGGTGATTTTACTGCAAAAGGAGTATATATTAATTTTGCTCAAATTGGAAATAGTATTCTGTTACCCCAGTTTGGTTTTGTTGAAACGGATAATGAAGTTATTAGGAAAATTAAAGAAGTTTATCCAAATCATAATATTATTCTTGTTAATTCAAATACAATAGCTGAATATGGAGGTGTTTTAAATTGTATAACTTGGAATATAGAAAGTATGTATTATAAAAAATGGGAAAAGTTGTTTGATTTGGTTCCGGAAATTCAAACCCCTGGAAATATTGATAATTTAATTTCAAAATTTATTGTACTTATTCATGAAATAGGTGTTGTTATGATAGATTTTGATTGGATGAATTGGAATGAAGGAAAAAATAATTTAGAGGGAAGAAATTTTGATGTTAGTGAAAGTGATTTCATCGATTTATGTCGGTTCATGACTGTTTTTGGCAGAGCTGAAAAATTTACACAAGGATTTTTAGATGTTCATATTAAAAATGGAAATGTTTTGAAGGTAATTGAAGAAATAAAAAATAGATTAGAAATTTTTAAAAAGAAGTAAACTATTATCTTAATTAAATAAATATCAAACCGTAAAAAATGAAAATAGAATACAAAAATTTATACACACATTTTGTTTTCACGACATTACACAGAGAGCCCGTTATACCTAAAAAGAACAGAGAACGAATAGAAAAGTTCATAACGGGAGTTGTAAAAAATTACAATTGCAGGTTATATGCAATTTATGCAAATCCTGAACATATTCATTTTTTTGTATCTCGTGCACCAAATATATCAGAAGAATATCTCGCAGATATTATTGCAGAGAGTTCTGAAAAGTTTATCAACAAAGAGAAGTTAGTAAAAGGTAGCTTTGCATGGCAAGAAACAGCTTCTGCATTTTCTGTTTCAAAAAGAGAAGTTGATAAAGTTTGTAAGTATATTCTAAATCAAAAAGAACATCACAGAAAAGTTACATTTAAAGAAGAGTATGATAAGTTTATTGAATTTTATGAGAAAACATTGCAAATTCTAAAATATGGTAATAAGGTTTTAGTTCCACATTATAATTATTTGTATTAAGGTTAAAAATATAAAAATAAGGTTTATATAAATAACAATGTAATTATGAAAACAGCAATAATCGGCTCCGGAGGCAGAGAACACGCATTAGCATGGAAATTTGCTCAAACATTATCTTGGGAAAATGTGTTTACACTTCCCGGTAACGGCGGTATTCCTAACAGTCATACCGTGAATGTGAATGATTTTGAGGAAGTTGAGCGTTTTTGCATGTATAATTCCATTGATATGATTTTTGTCGGTCCCGAACAACCCTTGGCAGCCGGTATTGTAGATTACTTCAAAGAAAAAGACATAAAAGTTTTCGGTCCCGATAAAAAATCCGCACAATTAGAAGCATCAAAGATTTTTGCGAAACAGTTTATGCAAAAATACGGTATTGCAACGGCAGATTTTAAGATTTTTAATAATACAAATGATGCAAAATACTTTACGGCAAAAAAACTCGGCGATTTAGTCATAAAATTTGATGGCCTGGCAGCCGGCAAAGGTGTTTTTGTATGTTCGACAATTGATGAAGCAAACGAAGCATTGGAAGAACTTGAAAAAGCATACGGAGAGAACGTAGATTTCATTATCGAAGATAAAATTAAAGGTGATGAAATTTCAATTATAGGTTTTACCGACGGCAAAACAATAAAACTCCTGCAAACATCACAAGACCACAAACAACTTCTCAACGGAGACAAAGGACCCAACACCGGCGGAATGGGAGCATACAGCCCGGTGGACGGTATCAGCAATGAATTAATGCAAAAAATTAAAAATAAAATCGTAAATCCCACTCTTAAAGGAATACAAACCGAAAATATGAATTATAAAGGCATGATTTATTTCGGAATAATGGTAAAAGATACAGAGCCATATTTATTGGAATACAACGCACGCTTCGGAGATCCGGAAACCGAAGTTTTATTACCGGCTTTAAAAAATGATTTGTATGAAGTTGTGGATGCTTGCTTGTCCGGCGAATTAAAAAATATTACTTTTGAATTTGAAGATGATTATTTTGCCGATGTTGTGCTGGTTTCAGGCGGATATCCGAAAGCTTATAAAAAAGGATATGAAATTACGGGTTTACAAGATATTGAAAAAGATACTTTAATTTTCCATGCAGGAACTAAAAAAGAAGGCGATAAAATTCTTACAAACGGCGGAAGAGTAATAAATGTAGTGTGCAAAGGCAAAACTTTAAATGAAGCATTAGAAAAGACTTATAATGAAGCAAATAAAATTAGTTTTACAGATATGTTTTACAGAAACGATATTGGTAAAAGAATTAATAAATATTTTATATAACCATTAAGGTATTAAGTTACATTAAGATAAAACTTAATTATTCTTAACTTCTTAATGGTTAAAGACAGAAGTAAATGACAAAAATAATAATTTTCATATCCGGCAGAGGCTCTAATATGGAATCCATACTGAAAGAAATCCAAAACGGTATTCTTAAAGGAATTGCTGAACCGGTATTGATTTTTTCTGATAAAAAAGATGCAAAAGGATTAGAAACGGCAAAAAAATACGGTATTGAGACAGCGTCAATCCTTGCAAAAGGTAATAGTAGAGAAGTATTTGACAATGAAGTGATTAATTTGCTTTCAGAATATGAATTTGATTACATCATTCTTGCCGGCTATATGCGAATTTTATCCGATGTTTTCGTGAAAAGATATTCCGAAAAAATAATAAACATCCATCCGGCAGATACAAATCTGCATCAAGGATTACACGCATACGAGTGGGCTTTTAAAAATAAAATGCAAGAAACAAAAATAACGGTTCACTACGTGAATGAAGGCGTTGACACCGGAAAAATAATTGCACAAAAAACAGTAAATTTGCTGGGCTGTAACACTTTGGAAGAAGTCGAAAAAAGAGGACTGAACGTTGAGCATAAATTTTATCCTGAAACACTAAAAAGAATTTTCACTTTAAAACTTTAACCTTTTAACTTTACGAACTTTACAAACTTTATACTTTTAACTTTAAAAACTTTCAACAAAATAATATGTGCGGAATAGTCGGTTTCATAGGCGAAGAAAAAATAGTTTACGATATTATGTCAGGTTTGTTAACTCTGCAACACAGAGGACAAGACAGTGCAGGCATCGTAACCTTTAAAGATATTTTTCATACTAAAAAAGGGCTTGGTTTAGTCAATGAAGTTTTTAATGAAAAACACATGGAAAGACTTTGCGGAAAAGTAGGTATCGGACACGTTAGATACACAACCCACGGAACAGGCGACATCCTTAATGCACAACCGATTACAACAAATTATCCTTTCGGAATTTCAATGGTACACAACGGAAATGTGACTAATTTTAAGAAGATGAATAAGGCATTGTATAACGATTATCATGTATTGCCGACTTCTTCAAACGATTTGGAAATTTTGCTTTATACCTTTGCCGCAGAACTCAAAACCAAAGACCTTAAAAAAATTGAAATTAAAGACATTTTTGATGCAGTTAAACTTACCCAAGAAAAAATCGAAGGAGCTTATGCGGTTATCTCTGTTATAGCCAACTACGGTTTGCTCGGATTTATGGATCCAAACGGTATAAGACCGATGATTCTCGGAAAAAAAGTGACTAAAAAAGGCGTTGTTTACGGTCTCGCATCTGAAAGCATAACTTTTGACCATCTCGGTTATGAGATTGTCAGAAATCTTCTTCCCGGCGAAATTATTTTTATAGATAATAATAATAAAGTGCATTCAACAATCGGATATGCAAAGAAACAGCATTTCTGCTCTTTCGAATATATTTATTTTGCAAGAGAAGATTCTATTTTTTACAATAAAAATGTTGCCGGAAGACGTGTAAGAATGGGAAATTTTATCGCAAAGCAAATTAAAGATGCCGGTTTAAAACCCGATGTCGTTATTGATGTTCCCGCATCCGGATATTTTGCTGCATCCGGTTTGGCTGAATCTTTGGAAATCCCGTATCACAGAGGTTTGGTAAAAAGTAATTATATCGGCAGAAGTTTTATTGCACCCAAGCAAAGCGAGCGCGAAAATATCGTAAAACAAAAACTTAACCCGATTAAAAAAGCCATTAACGGAAAAAAAATTGTCGTTGTAGATGATTCTATTGTAAGAGGAACAACTTCAAAGAGAATCGTACAAGTTTTGAAAGAGGCGGGAGCAAAAGCGGTTTATTTTGTATCGGCGGCTCCTCCCGTTGTTAATCCTTGCGTTTACGGAATTGATATGTCTGCAAAAACAGAACTGATTGCTTCAAATTTGAATATAGATGAAGTTTGTACGTTTATCGGAGCTGATGCCTTATTTTA is a window of Bacteroidales bacterium DNA encoding:
- a CDS encoding four helix bundle protein, with the translated sequence MGIHKFEDIISWQKSKILVLDIYKLFEKHKDFGFKNQIERASVSIMNNIAEGFERKSNNEFMYFLFVAKGSCAEVRSMLYLAKDLNKMNQENFNKLYSLTIEISKLLSGLIKTL
- a CDS encoding phosphoribosylaminoimidazolesuccinocarboxamide synthase, which translates into the protein MTNTLEKFESPQLKKIHAGKVRDSIRIDDKKRMIVVTDRISAFNKNLKNSAIPHKGAVLNTLTNFWFEKTKHIIPNHFIEQIDDNISIVKECQPIKVEMIVRAYITGSMWRGYQKGQRVFSGAEVPDGLTSNQKFPEPILTPTTKDENDSEITEKEIITTGLVDEKTYRKMKEISLKLFKFGSDFLEEKGIILVDTKYEFGFYEGELILMDEIHTPDSSRFWKKDDYDKSPEYVVQADKEFVRQWMLKNKIKGKTPDILPKEVIEETSKRYKEIFKDITGEELPISNFDVTSRIYQNLLRKGYIKHGYVAMIMGSKSDIKHADKIKSHLEKFDIDIEMRVISAHKNGERLVAVAEQFNHSIEPIAVIAIAGRSNGLGGALAANLNVPVINCPPFSDKTDIMLNINSSLIMPSNTPAVTTVHPDNAALAAIRSLNIPQFKQQMAKDIHEMKEGLIKDDGEIRN
- the purF gene encoding amidophosphoribosyltransferase — encoded protein: MCGIVGFIGEEKIVYDIMSGLLTLQHRGQDSAGIVTFKDIFHTKKGLGLVNEVFNEKHMERLCGKVGIGHVRYTTHGTGDILNAQPITTNYPFGISMVHNGNVTNFKKMNKALYNDYHVLPTSSNDLEILLYTFAAELKTKDLKKIEIKDIFDAVKLTQEKIEGAYAVISVIANYGLLGFMDPNGIRPMILGKKVTKKGVVYGLASESITFDHLGYEIVRNLLPGEIIFIDNNNKVHSTIGYAKKQHFCSFEYIYFAREDSIFYNKNVAGRRVRMGNFIAKQIKDAGLKPDVVIDVPASGYFAASGLAESLEIPYHRGLVKSNYIGRSFIAPKQSERENIVKQKLNPIKKAINGKKIVVVDDSIVRGTTSKRIVQVLKEAGAKAVYFVSAAPPVVNPCVYGIDMSAKTELIASNLNIDEVCTFIGADALFYLKPEDLPKLFKELSICTACFTGEYPAGNIEEMLTDIEEEKKQMRLSF
- the purD gene encoding phosphoribosylamine--glycine ligase, producing MKTAIIGSGGREHALAWKFAQTLSWENVFTLPGNGGIPNSHTVNVNDFEEVERFCMYNSIDMIFVGPEQPLAAGIVDYFKEKDIKVFGPDKKSAQLEASKIFAKQFMQKYGIATADFKIFNNTNDAKYFTAKKLGDLVIKFDGLAAGKGVFVCSTIDEANEALEELEKAYGENVDFIIEDKIKGDEISIIGFTDGKTIKLLQTSQDHKQLLNGDKGPNTGGMGAYSPVDGISNELMQKIKNKIVNPTLKGIQTENMNYKGMIYFGIMVKDTEPYLLEYNARFGDPETEVLLPALKNDLYEVVDACLSGELKNITFEFEDDYFADVVLVSGGYPKAYKKGYEITGLQDIEKDTLIFHAGTKKEGDKILTNGGRVINVVCKGKTLNEALEKTYNEANKISFTDMFYRNDIGKRINKYFI
- the tnpA gene encoding IS200/IS605 family transposase; the protein is MKIEYKNLYTHFVFTTLHREPVIPKKNRERIEKFITGVVKNYNCRLYAIYANPEHIHFFVSRAPNISEEYLADIIAESSEKFINKEKLVKGSFAWQETASAFSVSKREVDKVCKYILNQKEHHRKVTFKEEYDKFIEFYEKTLQILKYGNKVLVPHYNYLY
- the purN gene encoding phosphoribosylglycinamide formyltransferase, which encodes MTKIIIFISGRGSNMESILKEIQNGILKGIAEPVLIFSDKKDAKGLETAKKYGIETASILAKGNSREVFDNEVINLLSEYEFDYIILAGYMRILSDVFVKRYSEKIINIHPADTNLHQGLHAYEWAFKNKMQETKITVHYVNEGVDTGKIIAQKTVNLLGCNTLEEVEKRGLNVEHKFYPETLKRIFTLKL
- a CDS encoding agmatine deiminase family protein yields the protein MITDQETNIVYFSSILKKEDKYKVFWKELELELIDNNIQYGFIENTKDIWCRDYMPVQVSETNFIQFTFSPNYLMSKKYNNLLTNQSEIELPEIINIQKSNLIIDGGNIVKSKSYVIITDIIFNENPDLTEKSILEELSKKLNVIDVFIIPKLPYDFTGHADGMVRFVNDSKLLVADYSYYSDTWRRKMDKAIKRIEKSGIKIIEFPSQEVAEQNDEGDFTAKGVYINFAQIGNSILLPQFGFVETDNEVIRKIKEVYPNHNIILVNSNTIAEYGGVLNCITWNIESMYYKKWEKLFDLVPEIQTPGNIDNLISKFIVLIHEIGVVMIDFDWMNWNEGKNNLEGRNFDVSESDFIDLCRFMTVFGRAEKFTQGFLDVHIKNGNVLKVIEEIKNRLEIFKKK